One stretch of Sander lucioperca isolate FBNREF2018 chromosome 13, SLUC_FBN_1.2, whole genome shotgun sequence DNA includes these proteins:
- the hmgb1a gene encoding high mobility group protein B1a, whose amino-acid sequence MVREAGKPRGKMSSYAYFVQTCREEHKKKHPEASVNFAEFSKKCSERWKLMSGKEKGKFEDLAKLDKVRYEKEMMNFVPAQGKGKKKKYKDPNAPKRPPSAFFIFCSEFRPKVKGETPGLSIGDVAKRLGEMWNGTALEDKQPFEKKAAKLKEKYEKDVAAYRAKGKTGGSGGPAAAKAPAKVEKKVEDDDDDDDDDDEDDYDDDDDE is encoded by the exons ATGGTGAGAGAGGCAGGAAAGCCAAGGGGCAAGATGTCCTCCTATGCATATTTTGTCCAGACCTGTCGGGAGGAGCACAAGAAGAAACACCCCGAAGCTTCGGTTAACTTTGCGGAGTTCTCCAAGAAGTGCTCTGAGCGATGGAAG CTGATGTCTGGCAAGGAGAAGGGCAAATTTGAGGATCTGGCCAAGCTGGACAAGGTACGCTATGAGAAGGAGATGATGAACTTTGTTCCAGCCCAGGGAAAAGGCAAGAAGAAGAAGTACAAGGACCCTAATGCCCCCAAGAGACCCCC atCTGCCTTCTTCATCTTTTGCTCAGAGTTTCGCCCTAAGGTGAAAGGCGAGACCCCTGGTCTGTCCATTGGAGATGTTGCCAAGAGGTTGGGTGAGATGTGGAATGGCACCGCTTTGGAGGACAAGCAGCCCTTTGAGAAAAAGGCAGCTAAACTGAAGGAGAAGTATGAGAAG GACGTCGCAGCATATCGCGCTAAGGGCAAAACGGGCGGTAGTGGCGGTCCAGCAGCAGCAAAAGCCCCGGCCAAGGTAGAGAAGAAGGTGGAAGATGacgatgatgacgatgatgatgatgatgaggatgactatgatgatgatgatgacgagtAG